One genomic region from Marinobacter szutsaonensis encodes:
- a CDS encoding patatin-like phospholipase family protein encodes MKTLLILLLCLLAPASLLAQERERARVGLVLSGGGAKGMAHVGVLRVLEEMNIPVDVVVGTSAGSAVGALYASGMPVARIEERFIEMDWLSSFRDDPGRVYKPIRRKQDDWRFPVLPGLGVRADGLHVGGGIVAGQNLGFILNELTRNAALVEDFDRLAIPFRAVATDLATGEQVVIGRGNLAEAVRASMSIPGVYAPVELDGRLLVDGGVANNLPVSVAREMGADVIIAVDITDPLMDTDDLREAFSVVGQLTTLLTRRNTEQQLDLLGERDILIRPDLRGHTSADFYQAPLLFELGATAARNHASELRPLQVSRTDWTGYKARMATRAFSAGPIARIEIESSRRLARDFLRERIRQPVGEPLDVPALEEDLKRIYGLGYYETVSYSLSPSPDGTVLVIQPREKTWGPNYLSFGLGYEDNFDGETRFNIASALRMTELNRLGGEWHTGLQLGTEPWVRTQWYQPLDYGYDRFLVLGGEYSRDNFGVYDEAGRQIAEVDVTFRSADLALGMELGGDAEARLTYTRGYATVDEEVGEPVAPDDAIHQGNVTLRLVHDSVNDSFFPTAGAFAGVKARFEREDLGSDRHFDSVTTLLLGTGSWQGLTLTGLLFAEDVTRGEAGVENHVRLGGFRRLSAFAPGQITGESAAMASAYASQSFGGPLMPWFAGVGFEAGNAWDSLSDASWDGSVRSWSLFAGVDTFLGPVQLAGAYNNQDNWSAYLNIGFSFTQLFY; translated from the coding sequence TTGAAAACTCTGCTTATCCTGCTTCTGTGCCTGCTGGCGCCGGCATCCCTGCTGGCGCAAGAGCGCGAGCGTGCCCGGGTGGGTCTGGTGCTCAGCGGTGGCGGGGCCAAGGGTATGGCCCATGTCGGGGTGCTCCGGGTGCTGGAGGAGATGAACATTCCGGTGGATGTGGTGGTTGGCACCAGCGCCGGTTCGGCCGTCGGTGCCCTTTATGCCTCCGGCATGCCGGTGGCCCGGATTGAAGAACGCTTCATTGAAATGGACTGGCTGTCCAGTTTTCGGGACGACCCCGGCCGGGTCTACAAACCGATCCGGCGCAAACAGGATGACTGGCGGTTTCCGGTGCTGCCCGGTCTTGGTGTCCGTGCCGACGGACTGCATGTCGGGGGGGGAATTGTCGCCGGCCAGAATCTGGGGTTCATTCTCAACGAACTGACCCGGAATGCCGCTCTGGTGGAAGACTTTGACCGGCTGGCGATTCCGTTCCGGGCGGTGGCGACCGACCTGGCCACGGGGGAGCAGGTGGTCATCGGCCGCGGCAACCTCGCCGAGGCGGTCCGGGCGAGCATGAGCATACCGGGAGTCTATGCCCCGGTGGAGCTGGACGGCCGCCTGCTGGTGGATGGGGGCGTCGCCAACAACCTGCCGGTGAGTGTGGCCAGGGAGATGGGGGCGGACGTGATCATCGCCGTGGATATCACCGATCCACTTATGGACACCGATGACCTGCGGGAGGCCTTTTCCGTGGTGGGTCAGCTCACCACCCTGCTGACCCGCCGCAACACGGAACAGCAACTGGATCTGCTTGGTGAGCGGGACATCCTGATCCGGCCGGATCTGCGAGGGCACACCTCGGCGGACTTCTACCAGGCGCCGCTGCTGTTCGAACTGGGCGCGACCGCGGCCCGCAACCATGCCAGTGAGCTCAGACCGTTACAGGTTTCACGCACCGACTGGACCGGCTACAAGGCGCGGATGGCCACGAGGGCGTTCAGTGCCGGCCCGATTGCCCGCATCGAGATCGAGAGCAGTCGACGGCTGGCCCGGGATTTCCTGCGGGAAAGGATTCGCCAGCCCGTTGGTGAACCCCTGGATGTCCCGGCCCTGGAGGAGGATCTCAAGCGCATCTACGGTCTTGGCTATTACGAAACCGTTTCCTACTCGCTGTCTCCTTCTCCGGATGGCACGGTGCTGGTAATCCAGCCCCGGGAAAAGACCTGGGGGCCAAATTACCTGTCCTTCGGGCTTGGCTACGAGGACAACTTCGACGGCGAAACCCGTTTCAATATCGCCTCCGCACTGCGCATGACCGAGCTCAACCGGCTCGGGGGCGAATGGCATACCGGCCTGCAACTGGGGACCGAACCCTGGGTCCGGACCCAGTGGTATCAGCCCCTGGACTATGGCTATGACCGGTTTCTGGTGTTGGGTGGCGAATATTCCCGGGACAACTTCGGCGTCTATGACGAGGCCGGACGGCAGATCGCCGAGGTGGACGTAACCTTCCGATCCGCGGATCTGGCCCTGGGGATGGAACTGGGCGGTGATGCCGAGGCGCGACTTACCTACACCCGCGGCTATGCCACGGTGGACGAGGAAGTGGGGGAGCCGGTCGCCCCGGATGACGCTATCCATCAGGGCAACGTCACACTGCGACTGGTCCATGATTCCGTGAACGATTCGTTTTTCCCGACCGCCGGGGCTTTTGCCGGCGTCAAGGCACGGTTTGAACGGGAAGATCTGGGGTCGGACCGGCATTTTGACTCGGTGACCACGCTGCTCCTGGGTACCGGAAGCTGGCAGGGGTTGACCCTGACGGGCCTGTTGTTTGCAGAGGATGTGACCCGGGGCGAGGCCGGGGTTGAGAACCATGTCCGGCTGGGTGGCTTCCGGCGCCTGTCAGCGTTTGCCCCGGGCCAGATCACCGGTGAGAGCGCCGCCATGGCTTCTGCCTACGCCAGCCAGAGTTTTGGCGGGCCGCTGATGCCCTGGTTTGCCGGTGTCGGGTTCGAGGCGGGCAACGCCTGGGATTCCCTGAGTGATGCCAGCTGGGACGGTTCGGTCCGGTCCTGGAGCCTGTTTGCCGGGGTGGATACCTTCCTCGGGCCGGTTCAGCTGGCGGGTGCCTACAACAACCAGGACAACTGGAGCGCCTACCTCAACATAGGGTTCTCCTTCACTCAGCTGTTCTATTGA
- a CDS encoding GntR family transcriptional regulator: MNAFKPRETLTEQVARHIENLIVFGQLRSGERIYEGAMAKELDVSHGSVREGLLLLEKRHLVRNVPRKGAFVTTLDDYFVRSLYETLELYLTHTGRKLVRQWQPSDMERLESLHRQMKACYQNNDLMKFLELGIEYTKASLVYADNYFIVNAIDDLWPSARRCAFVAFQYGGRQVLEDNLANMEESISAIWDRDEERLAGILHRFALQQCQQVLYAIAGNEQRS; the protein is encoded by the coding sequence ATGAACGCTTTCAAGCCCCGTGAGACCCTGACCGAACAGGTCGCCCGCCACATCGAAAACCTGATCGTTTTTGGCCAGCTTCGCTCGGGCGAACGCATCTACGAAGGCGCCATGGCCAAAGAGCTGGACGTCAGCCACGGATCGGTAAGGGAAGGATTGCTTCTGCTGGAAAAGCGGCACCTGGTGCGCAACGTCCCGCGCAAGGGCGCGTTCGTCACGACCCTCGACGATTATTTCGTGCGCAGCCTGTACGAGACCCTGGAGCTCTATCTCACCCACACGGGAAGGAAACTGGTGCGCCAGTGGCAGCCGTCGGACATGGAGCGGCTCGAATCCCTGCACCGGCAGATGAAGGCCTGTTACCAGAACAACGACCTGATGAAGTTTCTCGAGCTGGGCATCGAATACACCAAGGCCTCACTGGTCTACGCCGACAACTACTTCATCGTGAACGCCATTGATGACCTCTGGCCCTCGGCCCGGCGTTGCGCCTTCGTTGCCTTCCAGTATGGCGGCAGGCAGGTTCTGGAGGACAATCTCGCCAACATGGAAGAATCCATCAGCGCGATCTGGGACCGCGACGAGGAACGCCTTGCCGGCATCCTCCACCGTTTTGCCCTGCAACAGTGCCAGCAGGTACTGTACGCCATTGCCGGGAATGAACAGCGAAGCTGA
- the cls gene encoding cardiolipin synthase, giving the protein MEGFPLIAIAVGLLYLAALACIYRILLTYRTSQGAIAWIIGLLGLPYLTVPLFLLIGRNRFGGYVKARRMGDESLTALLNRFEQQTTSIPAPGNDRFPDELQVLCKLGRQPFTDGNQCTLLRDGEATFEALFEAMEDACNYILLEFYIVRSDRVGQRIKSILERKLAQGVEVWFLYDDIGSAFLPRRYLRELSRAGARVASFGNGNIRRRRFQINFRNHRKLLVCDGKVGFVGGINLGDEYLGTAMNQDPLRDTHCRIEGPAVSGLQLAWLEDWNWASDELPNLDWSAGEHTPGDQEVLILPTGPADSWETCTLFFLNCINNARSRIWIASPYFVPDFQIMNALQLAALRGVDVRILIPETPDNRLIKLAAYSYLVQASQAGIGIYRYQPGFMHQKVVLVDDRYAAVGTANLDNRSMRLNFEITAINTDRQFVSDVEQMLEEDLKSCRLMTERDYRDRSILFRLTCRAIRLSAPLL; this is encoded by the coding sequence ATGGAGGGCTTCCCGCTGATTGCCATCGCTGTCGGCCTGCTGTACCTGGCGGCACTGGCCTGTATCTACCGGATCCTGTTGACCTACCGCACATCCCAGGGCGCCATCGCCTGGATCATTGGCCTGTTGGGTCTGCCGTACCTTACGGTCCCCCTGTTCCTGCTGATCGGCCGGAACCGCTTCGGTGGCTACGTCAAGGCCCGGCGGATGGGCGACGAATCCCTGACCGCCCTGCTCAATCGGTTTGAACAGCAAACCACGTCCATTCCCGCTCCCGGCAACGACCGTTTCCCGGACGAATTGCAGGTGTTGTGCAAACTCGGCCGTCAGCCCTTCACCGACGGCAACCAATGCACCCTGCTGCGCGACGGCGAAGCAACCTTCGAAGCCCTGTTCGAAGCCATGGAGGATGCCTGCAACTACATCCTGCTCGAATTTTATATCGTTCGCTCGGACCGGGTCGGCCAGCGCATCAAATCGATCCTTGAACGGAAGCTGGCACAAGGCGTGGAGGTGTGGTTCCTGTATGATGACATCGGCAGCGCCTTTCTGCCCCGCCGCTATCTGCGGGAACTTTCCCGGGCCGGAGCCCGCGTCGCCTCGTTCGGCAATGGCAACATCCGCCGGCGCCGGTTCCAGATTAACTTCCGCAATCACCGGAAGTTGCTGGTATGCGACGGCAAGGTCGGTTTCGTGGGGGGAATCAACCTGGGTGATGAATACCTCGGGACCGCCATGAACCAGGATCCCCTCCGGGACACCCACTGCCGGATCGAAGGCCCGGCGGTAAGCGGCCTCCAGCTGGCCTGGCTGGAAGACTGGAACTGGGCCAGTGACGAGCTGCCCAACCTGGACTGGAGCGCCGGCGAGCACACCCCGGGCGACCAGGAAGTGCTGATCCTGCCCACCGGACCGGCCGATAGCTGGGAAACCTGCACCCTGTTTTTCCTGAACTGCATTAACAATGCCCGGTCCCGGATCTGGATTGCCTCGCCCTACTTCGTCCCGGATTTCCAGATCATGAATGCGCTGCAGCTTGCCGCGCTGCGGGGGGTCGATGTCCGCATCCTGATCCCGGAAACCCCTGACAACCGTCTGATCAAACTTGCCGCCTATTCCTACCTGGTACAGGCCAGCCAGGCCGGCATCGGCATCTATCGTTATCAGCCGGGTTTCATGCACCAGAAGGTGGTCCTTGTGGATGACCGCTATGCCGCCGTGGGTACCGCCAACCTGGACAACCGCTCCATGCGCCTGAACTTCGAGATCACCGCCATCAACACCGACCGGCAGTTCGTGTCCGACGTCGAGCAGATGCTGGAGGAGGATCTGAAAAGTTGCCGGCTGATGACCGAGCGGGACTACCGGGACCGCTCGATCCTGTTCCGGCTGACCTGCCGGGCCATCCGCCTGAGCGCCCCCCTGCTGTAA